Genomic segment of Pochonia chlamydosporia 170 chromosome 1, whole genome shotgun sequence:
ATACCCATCCAGAATAAGCAATGTCGAAGATGGGATCTAGAGTAATAAGGTCGGCGCCTTCGCCAACTCCGCATTCCGAAGGGCTGTATCCCGGGCCGCAGGTTTCTGGCAGATGTGActgtccttgttcttcagCTTGAAGTGGTTTTCTGTCGTCAAAATCAACAGGGCCAAAGATGGTTGGCTTGCCCGACTGGACATGGTCCCGCTCAACGGTTTTAGTAAAGTTGTCCCAACTCCCATGATACGATGGAATGTAGTATCGCTCACTTCTCTCCCACAGTAATAGCCGAGGCTGGTTGTCCGCCCACCGACCAATCCTGTCAAACAGCTCAAAGTAGTTCCCCAGATATCGAAGGTCCATCTCCCAGTTCCAAAAGTATTCGTATTCCGGATGCTGCGACGCAAACACTTGCAACGGAAAGTGTGGGCTGCGGTAGACCCCGTGAATGGCCTTGCCGCTGGGGTTATCGTAGGTGTCCTTGAACTCTCCGGGATAGAACAGTTCCATCTGGGCCTCGCTCCAGAGCGTTACCAAGCTGTGAAATTCCCAGAATGTTGGCGTCGAGAATTCGTTGAACAACCCCGTCGTCTGCCCAAATTGGTGCGTCGTTGTCGATGACATGAAGCAGGATATGAATTGTGTATTCACCGCCGGATTTGAGTGATAGTTCCGTGACCAAGGCCCGAAAATTGACCACCGCGAGATCCGTCCACTTAAAATCGGTGTAGCAGCGCACAACCACCGCCTGGCGagccttcttcccctttCGAGCCTTGGAAGACATGGGCAGTTCTCCGGAATCCGAGTCCACAGCCAACAGGCGATGTGTGTTGGCCTCGGAGCATCGGTCTTGCGCATCGCCCCAATCGACTTTAGTGTAGTTAATCTGACCAGTCTTGCTCCATATTCGCTCGTTGTTGAAGTCTTCTGCCACTTTCGCAAGTCCAGACCCTCCTTGTTCTTTCTCATAACCAAGGCCATATGGCCCAAGCCTCCCATATCGGTCAAAGCAGATGTCGTCTCGTATTCCAAGTATGTCGTAGGACCCGATTGCTGCGCCAGGCATGTGCTGTGGTAGTCCGTCGTATGCATAGACGTCAGGGGCTGGGATCTTGTTGTCCTTATCAAGGTAGCATGCCTTGACATCGTTGCCTGCCGTGTTGTATGGATTGTACGGTACTGGCTTCGGCAGGCGGCCTTTTTTGATGGGGGGTGCAGGCAATGGCGCAGTATCTGTGGTATTCGGGTACTCTGGCACGTGGTCTGATGCCTTTACCAAGGTCTTGAGGCCGTGGAAGTAGCCGTCGAGACTAGAAGGAGCAAATGTAAGCGCGCTAGTCGAtcacaacatcgacaaaGAAACGGAAatgagaagaagcagaagaagaaaacacTCACTGAGGGAACCGTAGCCAGGGTTTTTCATTTGCTTGCTTTTCAAACTCTTCTCGCTCTTTGCTATCCTCCTCTCGATTGAGTTCATCCGCCTGCGCATCGACAGTGGGCTTTTGAGAGCTGTCTCCGGGTTGCACGATAATGCTGTCGTGAGATAGATCCTTACCCGCACCTTGAGTTTTGATGCCAGTCTTATTTGATGCAGGGTGTACATTCGTGGCCTTACTTTTGGCGTATTCAACAACATGCGACATCGAAACATTTCTGCTCTGAGATAAGGCGAGGGTGACGAGCAGCAAGCTCGCTACCGCCCAGACCAGAACCCGCTTGTATAGACAGTGACTGAGAACTGCCTTAATTCTGGGAACCCGTGGTTGGGGCGGCTTCTCTGAATAGGGCAGAACATGGCAGTTGTCTTTGCAATCAGGTCCGTTGCGAGTACTTGCCCGACTGCTTAAACTGAGCAAAGACGCGGTGCGCTCCATGCTGGACGGTACACTTCAGCCGAGTTACAGATACATGAAGATTTCGAGACTCAAACGAAACGGTGAAGTAATGTGCTGTTCCAAATCGTTTCAACGAGTATCGTGTTCGAGCCAAATGTGGGATATGCGGAACAGGTGAAGAAACTCTCGCAAATATTGATCTCGGGCTCTCGTAAAGGCGC
This window contains:
- a CDS encoding major facilitator superfamily transporter (similar to Cordyceps militaris CM01 XP_006671798.1), which encodes MERTASLLSLSSRASTRNGPDCKDNCHVLPYSEKPPQPRVPRIKAVLSHCLYKRVLVWAVASLLLVTLALSQSRNVSMSHVVEYAKSKATNVHPASNKTGIKTQGAGKDLSHDSIIVQPGDSSQKPTVDAQADELNREEDSKEREEFEKQANEKPWLRFPHLDGYFHGLKTLVKASDHVPEYPNTTDTAPLPAPPIKKGRLPKPVPYNPYNTAGNDVKACYLDKDNKIPAPDVYAYDGLPQHMPGAAIGSYDILGIRDDICFDRYGRLGPYGLGYEKEQGGSGLAKVAEDFNNERIWSKTGQINYTKVDWGDAQDRCSEANTHRLLAVDSDSGELPMSSKARKGKKARQAVVVRCYTDFKWTDLAVVNFRALVTELSLKSGGEYTIHILLHVIDNDAPIWADDGVVQRILDANILGISQLEFKDTYDNPSGKAIHGVYRSPHFPLQVFASQHPEYEYFWNWEMDLRYLGNYFELFDRIGRWADNQPRLLLWERSERYYIPSYHGSWDNFTKTVERDHVQSGKPTIFGPVDFDDRKPLQAEEQGQSHLPETCGPGYSPSECGVGEGADLITLDPIFDIAYSGWVFSNDVVGYKNPSYEHPPRRSSIVTAGRLSRRLLMSMHEEVWRHHRTMFSEMFPSTVALHHGLKAVYAPHPVFLDRAWTPIGSSVDAVFNGGRDHSTSGTGSPFYLFNEHNHKGTSFYYNSEFSGLLWRRWLGFAQMDGRGPFGGQSGGGTLRGGYREESRSDSSGRMCLRSMLLHPIKFEDPNN